The proteins below come from a single Flavobacterium lindanitolerans genomic window:
- a CDS encoding amidohydrolase has protein sequence MKTALIQIPLIWENPKANRNYLEEKINSIKEADLIVLPEMFTTGFTMNPQDVAETIQGETLLWLKHLAKSKNTAITGSLIIVENGNYYNRLVFVFPSGEVQYYDKRHLFSLAGEQKIYTSGQQKLIVEYKGWKICPLICYDLRFPVFSRNTENYDLLIYVANWPKPRVNAWDILLKARSVENMCYTVGVNRVGWDDSNHEYIGHSQALDFLGNPVLEPQESEGVFIVDFDKNQMLEVRQKLAFLNDRDSFEIL, from the coding sequence ATGAAAACAGCCCTAATTCAAATACCGTTAATTTGGGAAAACCCAAAAGCCAATCGGAACTATCTCGAAGAAAAAATCAACTCCATCAAGGAAGCAGATTTGATTGTTCTTCCTGAAATGTTTACGACAGGTTTTACAATGAATCCCCAGGACGTTGCCGAAACAATACAGGGCGAAACCCTTTTATGGCTGAAACATTTGGCAAAAAGTAAAAATACAGCCATAACAGGAAGCCTTATCATTGTAGAAAACGGCAATTATTACAACAGGCTCGTTTTTGTCTTTCCGTCAGGAGAAGTGCAATACTACGATAAAAGACATCTCTTTTCTTTGGCCGGAGAGCAAAAAATCTACACTTCCGGTCAGCAAAAATTAATAGTGGAATATAAAGGCTGGAAAATATGTCCGCTGATTTGTTATGACCTGCGATTTCCGGTTTTTTCAAGAAACACAGAAAACTATGATTTGCTTATCTATGTTGCAAACTGGCCAAAACCTCGCGTAAATGCCTGGGATATTTTACTCAAAGCCCGTTCAGTTGAAAATATGTGCTATACCGTTGGAGTTAACAGAGTAGGATGGGACGATAGCAACCATGAATATATTGGCCATTCACAAGCGCTGGATTTTTTAGGAAATCCGGTACTTGAACCTCAGGAATCAGAAGGTGTTTTTATCGTTGATTTCGATAAAAATCAAATGCTCGAAGTCAGGCAGAAATTAGCCTTTTTGAATGACAGAGATTCGTTTGAAATACTGTAA
- a CDS encoding Ig-like domain-containing protein, with the protein MFRIRFAFLYIILALSVISCAKRGSITGGLKDTLPPVMRSSVPKNFSTNFNVQEIRITFDEYVKIKDVNKQLIISPPMKYPPIVSPTNASKYISIKIKDTLQPNTTYSFNFGSSIQDNNEGNPYQQFKYVFSTGDAIDSLSISGFIKDAYSKNVDNFVSVMLYEVNETFTDSIIYKENPRYVTNTLDSLKTFKLENLKEGKYLLVALKDQNNNFKFNPNTDKIAFHKEFVTIPNDTLYEMELFKEILPFKATKPYQASGNKIVIPYVGDGKNATVTLKNNTENLPVKVTKFPKKDSLQVWFNPVKTDSLLLKIDKEKFSKEFTVKIKNQKKDTLSFQASQTSTLHFRDRFTITSSMPLATIDKSKITLVNKDTIAVPFTTEYDDFNQEVKIDFEKQPLETYRITALPGAFIDYMQKANDTLSYRLKTQNISEYGNLRIRLQNVKHYPVIVEITNSKGDLIASEYSEGNDIIDFMALQPNLFTLRVIYDENKNKIWDTGNYLEKRQAEEVVYYPTAIDVRANWDVDQTVNLGN; encoded by the coding sequence ATGTTTAGAATCCGATTTGCGTTTTTATATATTATTTTGGCCTTGTCAGTAATAAGTTGTGCAAAAAGAGGCAGCATTACCGGCGGTTTAAAGGACACTCTTCCTCCTGTTATGCGTTCCAGCGTACCAAAAAATTTCAGCACCAATTTCAACGTACAGGAAATCAGGATTACTTTTGACGAATATGTTAAAATCAAGGATGTTAACAAGCAGCTGATTATTTCACCGCCAATGAAATATCCGCCAATAGTTTCACCAACCAATGCCAGCAAATACATTTCCATAAAAATCAAGGATACGCTCCAGCCCAATACTACTTACAGCTTTAACTTTGGAAGCAGTATTCAGGATAATAATGAGGGAAATCCCTACCAGCAATTTAAGTATGTATTTTCTACGGGAGATGCTATTGATTCGCTTTCCATATCAGGCTTTATAAAAGACGCTTATAGCAAAAACGTAGATAATTTTGTGTCCGTAATGCTATATGAGGTAAACGAGACTTTTACAGATTCGATTATTTATAAGGAAAATCCAAGATATGTGACAAACACTCTGGACAGCCTTAAAACATTTAAGCTCGAAAATCTAAAAGAAGGTAAATATTTGTTGGTTGCCCTGAAAGACCAGAACAACAATTTCAAATTCAACCCAAATACGGATAAGATTGCTTTCCATAAAGAATTTGTGACTATTCCAAACGACACTTTGTATGAAATGGAATTGTTTAAAGAAATCCTTCCTTTTAAGGCCACTAAACCTTATCAGGCTTCCGGCAATAAAATTGTCATTCCTTATGTAGGAGATGGTAAAAACGCCACTGTTACCTTAAAAAACAACACTGAAAATCTTCCGGTAAAAGTTACTAAATTTCCTAAAAAAGACTCGCTGCAAGTGTGGTTTAATCCTGTAAAAACAGATTCACTGCTTCTTAAAATTGACAAGGAAAAATTCAGCAAAGAGTTTACTGTAAAAATAAAAAATCAGAAGAAGGACACGCTTAGCTTCCAGGCTTCGCAGACCAGCACACTGCATTTCCGCGACCGTTTTACCATTACTTCCAGTATGCCATTGGCTACTATTGACAAATCTAAGATTACCTTAGTAAATAAAGACACGATAGCCGTTCCATTTACTACCGAATATGATGATTTTAACCAGGAGGTAAAGATTGACTTCGAAAAACAACCCTTGGAAACCTATAGGATTACTGCTCTTCCGGGTGCCTTTATTGATTATATGCAAAAAGCGAATGATACTTTATCTTACCGCCTGAAGACCCAGAATATTTCCGAATATGGAAATCTCCGTATACGACTGCAAAATGTCAAACACTATCCTGTTATTGTTGAAATCACCAATTCCAAAGGCGACCTCATTGCTTCAGAGTATTCCGAAGGTAATGATATTATTGATTTCATGGCCCTACAGCCGAATCTTTTTACGCTTCGGGTAATCTATGATGAAAACAAAAACAAGATTTGGGACACTGGTAATTATCTGGAAAAACGACAGGCAGAAGAAGTCGTTTATTATCCAACAGCAATAGATGTCAGGGCCAATTGGGATGTAGACCAAACGGTCAATCTTGGCAATTGA
- a CDS encoding ComF family protein, which yields MFKSLFNLFFPQVCLGCGTFMQLNETVICTSCRHELPLTNHHSETENEIIKKFYGRIPIEFGAAMFYFHKKGIVQQLIHNLKYQNHQEIGTMLGKWYGEELKFLEIVKNTDFIIPVPLHKKRLKKRGYNQVEKFGLALSSLLKVPYNDSILYRNIYSDTQTQKSFFGRTTIKKDLFDVVFSEIHQGKHFLLIDDVITSGTTIEACAKALLKIPDAKISIVAMAYTHS from the coding sequence ATGTTTAAAAGCCTATTCAATCTCTTTTTCCCACAAGTATGTCTTGGCTGCGGAACATTTATGCAGCTAAACGAAACTGTAATCTGTACTTCCTGTCGTCATGAACTGCCATTGACAAACCACCATTCTGAAACGGAAAACGAAATCATCAAAAAATTTTACGGCAGAATTCCCATTGAATTTGGAGCTGCAATGTTTTATTTTCACAAAAAAGGAATTGTTCAACAGCTCATCCATAATCTCAAATACCAGAACCATCAGGAAATTGGTACTATGCTGGGCAAATGGTATGGTGAAGAATTGAAATTTTTAGAAATCGTTAAAAACACAGATTTTATAATTCCGGTTCCTCTCCACAAGAAGCGGCTCAAGAAACGGGGTTATAATCAGGTTGAGAAATTTGGACTGGCATTATCATCCCTGCTCAAAGTTCCGTACAACGACTCAATATTATACCGGAACATCTACTCAGACACGCAAACCCAAAAAAGTTTTTTTGGCCGGACTACAATTAAAAAGGACCTGTTTGATGTTGTGTTTTCAGAAATCCATCAGGGCAAACACTTCTTACTGATTGATGATGTCATCACGAGCGGAACTACTATTGAAGCCTGTGCCAAAGCTTTACTCAAAATTCCGGATGCGAAAATCAGTATTGTGGCTATGGCCTATACGCATTCCTAA
- a CDS encoding glycine--tRNA ligase yields the protein MAKQDDLFKNIVSHAKEYGYIFPSSEIYDGLSAVYDYAQNGVELKKNIREYWWKAMVQMHDNIVGIDAAILMHPTTWKASGHVDAFNDPLIDNKDSKKRYRADTLIEDYAEKINQKAQKEIEKARARFGEAFNEQEFITTNARVVEYLAKKKEILERMARSLETENLADVKALIEELEIADPETGSKNWTDVKQFNLMFGTKLGASAENAMDLYLRPETAQGIFVNFLNVQKSGRMKVPFGIAQTGKAFRNEIVARQFIFRMREFEQMEMQFFVKPGEEMKWYEYWKTTRLNWHLSLGLGKENYRFHDHEKLAHYANAAADIEFNFPFGFKELEGIHSRTDFDLKAHEEHSGRKLQYFDPETNQNYVPYVVETSVGLDRMFLAVFSNSLKEETLEDGSVRTVLRLPAVLAPTKAAVLPLVKKDGLPELAQEIIEDLKWDFNVAYDEKDAVGRRYRRQDALGTPFCITIDHQSLEDKTVTIRHRDSMKQDRVKISELKDIINKEVSMRTWLQKI from the coding sequence ATGGCAAAACAAGACGATTTATTTAAAAATATAGTTTCGCATGCAAAAGAATACGGATATATTTTTCCGTCAAGCGAAATTTACGATGGATTAAGTGCAGTTTATGATTATGCACAAAACGGTGTTGAACTGAAGAAAAATATCCGCGAATATTGGTGGAAAGCAATGGTGCAGATGCACGATAACATTGTAGGGATCGATGCGGCTATTTTAATGCATCCAACCACATGGAAAGCATCAGGACACGTAGATGCGTTTAATGATCCGTTGATCGATAATAAAGATTCCAAAAAAAGATACCGTGCTGATACTTTGATTGAAGATTATGCGGAAAAAATCAATCAGAAGGCACAAAAAGAAATAGAAAAAGCCAGAGCCCGCTTTGGTGAAGCTTTTAACGAGCAGGAATTTATCACTACCAATGCCAGAGTTGTAGAATATTTGGCAAAGAAGAAAGAAATTCTTGAACGTATGGCCCGTTCACTTGAAACAGAAAATCTGGCAGACGTAAAAGCGCTGATAGAAGAACTGGAAATTGCTGATCCTGAAACCGGTTCTAAAAACTGGACAGATGTTAAGCAGTTCAACCTGATGTTTGGGACAAAGTTGGGTGCATCTGCAGAAAATGCAATGGATTTATACCTACGTCCGGAAACAGCCCAGGGAATTTTCGTGAACTTCTTAAATGTGCAGAAATCGGGAAGGATGAAAGTGCCTTTCGGAATTGCGCAAACAGGAAAAGCTTTCCGAAACGAAATTGTTGCCAGACAGTTCATTTTCAGAATGAGAGAATTTGAACAGATGGAAATGCAGTTTTTTGTGAAGCCGGGTGAAGAAATGAAATGGTACGAATACTGGAAAACGACACGTTTGAACTGGCACCTGTCTCTGGGTCTTGGCAAAGAAAATTATAGATTCCATGACCATGAAAAATTAGCACATTATGCCAATGCTGCAGCTGATATCGAATTTAATTTCCCGTTTGGCTTTAAAGAACTGGAAGGTATCCACTCCAGGACAGACTTTGATTTAAAGGCACACGAAGAACATTCCGGAAGGAAACTGCAATATTTTGACCCCGAAACCAACCAAAATTATGTTCCTTATGTGGTTGAAACTTCTGTAGGACTTGACAGGATGTTTTTGGCGGTATTCTCTAATTCGTTAAAAGAAGAAACGTTGGAAGACGGATCAGTAAGAACTGTATTGAGATTACCGGCTGTTTTAGCACCAACCAAAGCAGCAGTATTGCCTTTAGTTAAAAAAGACGGACTTCCTGAATTGGCACAGGAAATTATTGAAGACCTGAAGTGGGATTTCAATGTAGCCTATGATGAGAAAGATGCTGTTGGAAGACGCTACAGAAGGCAAGATGCCTTAGGAACACCATTCTGTATTACGATAGACCACCAATCACTTGAAGACAAGACCGTAACTATTCGTCATAGAGACTCTATGAAGCAGGACCGTGTAAAAATTTCTGAATTGAAAGATATTATCAATAAAGAAGTTTCGATGAGAACCTGGCTTCAGAAAATATAA
- a CDS encoding LytR/AlgR family response regulator transcription factor: MSYSYIIINDNQENVLNIQSLADGFQNFRLAASANNYDDGLNCILEHQPELVFLEIDPKDKSSKLSLSLINELYRYLKEIPKIVVTAKNGNLALEAIKHEVFDYLVAPFELNDFRKTILKFEKSTPSTTVSSPREPEQKPFFVDNDYPVKKDPEKLTICIKSYGDYRFIDAKDIQYFQADNNSTDIHLNNGEMITAFKTLKHFENVLPSQFYRIHNSYIVNINYISRIHTGNAVCYIKNTTTKLPFSKSYKGNIDQIIAVISSSGYLEI; encoded by the coding sequence ATGAGTTATTCGTACATTATCATTAACGATAATCAAGAGAATGTTTTGAATATCCAGAGCCTTGCTGATGGATTTCAAAACTTTCGTTTGGCTGCATCTGCGAATAACTATGACGATGGCTTAAACTGTATTTTAGAACATCAGCCCGAATTGGTTTTTTTGGAAATAGACCCAAAAGACAAAAGCAGTAAGCTTTCACTTTCGCTTATTAATGAGCTGTATCGCTATCTTAAGGAAATACCAAAAATAGTTGTTACGGCAAAAAATGGTAATCTGGCTTTGGAAGCCATCAAACATGAGGTTTTTGATTATCTGGTAGCTCCATTTGAGTTGAACGATTTTCGGAAAACAATACTAAAGTTTGAAAAATCAACTCCTTCGACTACTGTCAGTTCTCCTCGGGAGCCAGAACAGAAGCCTTTTTTTGTAGATAATGACTATCCGGTTAAAAAAGACCCGGAAAAGCTCACAATCTGCATAAAGTCATATGGTGATTATCGCTTTATAGATGCGAAAGACATTCAGTATTTCCAGGCCGATAACAATTCTACAGATATCCATCTTAATAATGGTGAGATGATAACTGCCTTTAAGACCTTAAAGCATTTTGAAAATGTACTTCCGTCGCAGTTTTACAGGATTCATAATAGTTATATTGTCAATATCAATTACATTTCAAGAATCCACACCGGAAATGCAGTCTGCTATATTAAAAATACTACCACAAAACTGCCATTCTCTAAATCCTATAAAGGCAATATCGACCAAATTATAGCCGTAATCTCCAGTTCGGGCTATTTAGAAATTTAA